From a region of the Zingiber officinale cultivar Zhangliang chromosome 4B, Zo_v1.1, whole genome shotgun sequence genome:
- the LOC121975908 gene encoding uncharacterized protein LOC121975908, producing the protein MGSPLFWIGVGVGLSVIFQVVANRLKVSFGNNKMIFLSLESVFYLLLLCHLCGHWEQYSMVVNIGINIRHSKNLAFVDVSPEELFHNERSFMNEVSKASPMETQSTKEIQTNGTVKQNASSSTEQPDYRRQFNLFKAHKNPR; encoded by the exons AT GGGTTCACCACTATTTTGGATTGGAGTTGGAGTTGGTCTGTCAGTCATTTTTCAAGTG GTTGCAAATAGATTAAAG GTCTCTTTTGGAAATAACAAGATGATCTTCCTATCCTTAGAAAG TGTTTTCTACTTGCTTCTCTTGTGTCATTTGTGTGGGCACTGGGAACAATATAGCATGGTTGTCAATATTGGTATCAATATCAGGCATTCAAAAAACTTAG CATTTGTGGATGTTTCTCCAGAAGAACTATTTCACAATGAACGTTCCTTTATGAATGAGGTATCAAAGGCAAGCCCAATGGAGACTCAATCAACTAAGGAA ATACAAACGAATGGAACTGTAAAACAGAATGCAAGTTCTTCAACCGAACAACCTGATTATC